One genomic window of Elaeis guineensis isolate ETL-2024a chromosome 2, EG11, whole genome shotgun sequence includes the following:
- the LOC105032030 gene encoding equilibrative nucleotide transporter 3, protein MSYQTEAGEVSRHEGKYMAMIMCWLLGNGSLVAWNSMLTIEDYYSNLFPRYHPTRVLTLVYQPFALGTLAILTYNEAKLNTRKRNLIGYTLFFLSSLLLIVLDVATAGKGGIGVFIGICAITGAFGVADAHVQGGMVGDLFLMCPEFNQSFLAGLAASGALTSALRLITKAAFENSQDGLRKGAMMFFAISAFFELLCVLLYAFIFPKVPIVKYYRLKAASEGSMTVSADLAAAGVQKQRHQGAEEDPKLFERLTNKQLLLQNTDYALDVYLIYVLTLSIFPGFLSEDTGSHSLGSWYALVLIAMYNVWDLIGRYLPLLKWIKLTSRKGLMVAILLRFLLIPAFYFTAKYGDQGWMIMLTSYLGLSNGYLTVCVLTAAPKGYKGPEQNALGNLLVLFLLAGIFSGVALDWLWLIGKGW, encoded by the exons ATGAGTTACCAGACTGAAGCCGGTGAAGTCAGTAGACATGAG GGAAAGTACATGGCAATGATCATGTGCTGGCTCCTAGGAAATGGATCCCTTGTCGCATGGAATAGCATGTTAACAATTGAAGATTACTATTCTAACCTCTTCCCA AGGTACCACCCCACAAGAGTACTTACACTTGTTTATCAACCTTTTGCCCTTGGGACACTTGCAATACTAACATATAATGAAGCAAAGCTCAACACCAGAAAACGCAACCTAATTGGATATACTCTGTTCTTTCTAAGTTCTCTGCTCCTAATTGTG TTGGATGTGGCAACAGCTGGAAAAGGTGGGATTGGAGTCTTTATAGGTATATGTGCCATCACTGGAGCATTTGGAGTCGCTGATGCTCACGTTCAGGGGGGCATGGTTGGTGATCTGTTCTTGATGTGCCCAGAATTCAATCAG TCCTTTTTGGCTGGCTTGGCTGCATCTGGAGCACTAACCTCTGCTTTGAGATTAATAACAAAGGCCGCTTTTGAGAACAGCCAAGACGGTCTTCGCAAGGGAGCCA TGATGTTCTTTGCAATCTCAGCATTCTTTGAGCTACTCTGTGTGCTATTGTATGCATTCATCTTCCCCAAGGTGCCGATTGTGAAGTACTACCGTTTAAAAGCAGCTTCAGAAGGATCTATGACAGTTTCTGCTGATCTTGCTGCTGCTGGCGTCCAAAAGCAACGGCATCAAGGA GCTGAAGAGGACCCTAAACTCTTTGAGCGTTTGACAAACAAGCAATTGTTATTGCAAAATACAGATTATGCACTTGACGTATATCTGATATATGTTTTGACATTGTCAATTTTCCCTGGATTCTTGTCTGAGGATACTGGGTCCCACAGCTTGGGTTCATG GTATGCGCTTGTCTTGATTGCTATGTATAACGTATGGGACCTCATAGGGAGATATCTACCCCTTTTAAAATGGATCAAGTTGACGTCACGGAAAGGTCTCATGGTCGCAATTCTTTTACGTTTCTTACTCATTCCAGCATTCTACTTCACAGCAAAATATGGTGACCAAGGATGGATGATTATGTTGACATCGTATTTAGGACTCAGCAACGGTTACCTCACTGTCTGTGTACTTACTGCAGCCCCCAAAGGATACAAG GGACCTGAGCAAAATGCACTGGGAAACTTGCTTGTGCTATTCCTTCTAGCAGGTATATTCTCAGGTGTTGCACTTGATTGGTTGTGGCTCATAGGGAAAGGCTGGTGA